The Bombus pascuorum chromosome 11, iyBomPasc1.1, whole genome shotgun sequence genome has a window encoding:
- the LOC132912288 gene encoding F-box/WD repeat-containing protein 4, translating to MTDAWRLDTLPSDVLILIFDYCHAFDLVRLSEVCTRFYDIIKEETLWIKKSKQPIVTNQTSRKFRERCKSLLSLRIKWHVSNNWQCGKYEKKILFSQNTKVIPHVQLTNDILWWSGGNQLYGFRRTEPFQDNNRIFIHDNVRSDICKFIVKNDYIITGHRDGSIQFWTKPQSSRNINFYFSIEQAHSRNVNALDETFTSIISGSSDGTVKIWTSLEERISNVPLATINIAEWVCSLSVDPENKKFAIGTIGDSNKPHLQIFDLEHYTECDILKSDKKRYAGTLDMVWDSPQTLLTCGYDTYIRKWDLRTGTCVHSWREPTDATLYCISSDYQYTMITGTKFNCKAVLWDQRQNNYVQVYFMNLHRMSSPTYSVSFDNTHLYGATDQHLVELNFSGYSYKKSNYKEILRYEYVGPFRTGSNWVA from the exons ATGACAGATGCGTGGCGTTTGGATACTTTACCATCTGAcgttttgattttaatttttgattattGTCATGCATTTGATTTGGTACGACTTAGCGAAGTTTGTACACGGTTCTATGATAttataaaggaagaaacactTTGGATCAAGAAGAGTAAGCAGCCGATTGTGACGAATCAAACTTCAAGAAAGTTTCGCGAAAG ATGCAAGTCATTACTAAGTTTACGTATAAAGTGGCATGTTTCAAACAATTGGCAATGTGGCAAATACGAGAAGAAAATTCTCTTCTCTCAAAATACAAAAGTTATACCACATGTTCAATTAACCAACGATATTTTGTGGTGGAGTGGTGGAAATCAATTATATGGTTTTAGACGTACTGAACCATTTCAAGATAATAACcgaatttttattcatgaTAATGTTAGGAGtgatatttgcaaatttattgtcaagaatgattatattattacaggCCATAG AGATGGAAGTATACAATTTTGGACAAAGCCACAAAGTAGccgaaacataaatttttactttagTATAGAACAAGCACATTCTAGAAATGTAAATGCATTGGATGAAACATTTACATCTATTATATCAGGTTCCAGTGATGGTACCGTGAag ATTTGGACATCTCTTGAAGAAAGGATCTCAAATGTACCTTTAGCAACGATAAATATTGCAGAATGGGTGTGTTCTCTTTCAGTTGATCCAGAGAATAAAAAGTTTGCCATAGGTACTATTGGTGATAGTAATAAACCTCATCTTCAGATATTTGATCTTGAACA TTATACCGAATGTGATATATTAAAgtcagataaaaaaagatatgcaGGGACATTAGATATGGTTTGGGATAGCCCACAAACTTTGCTTACCTGTGGATATGATACTTATATTCGGAAATGGGACTTgag gACTGGAACATGTGTGCATTCGTGGCGAGAACCAACAGATGCAACTTTATACTGTATATCATCAGACTATCAGTACACTATGATTACTGGAACTAAATTTAACTGTAAGGCTGTTCTCTGGGATCAAagacaaaataattatgtacag gTCTACTTCATGAATCTTCATAGAATGTCCAGTCCTACTTATTCTGTCAGCTTTGATAATACACATTTATATGGGGCAACAGATCAACATTTAGTCGAACTAAACTTCTCAGGATATTCGTACAAAAAATCCAATTACAAAGAAATTCTGAGATATGAATACGTAGGACCGTTTAGAACTGGCTCAAACTGGGTCGCGTAA